A stretch of DNA from Puniceicoccaceae bacterium:
TGTCCAAAACCGAACCAATTCTCGAAACGAACTTCACCGAAGTAACACCACAATACGAACACCTCTACGTCAGTGGTCGCGACTGGGAATGCGGCCACTATCTGCTACAGACTTCCTCTGGAACCCTTCCTCTCATTCCGCTATACGAAGTCACCGACGAGACTTATTCCGTGTATATGCGTCAATCACATCGAGAATAGGGACCCGATCCGGGGTCCCTGTTCGCGTCTTGCAGCATCAGCGTTACTTCACCGGACTCAAGCGATAGAGGCCAGCGGCGTGTTGCTGTAATTTGCGACTGAAGGAACCGTCAAATTCCCCGAGATCTTCACGCGCCCAAAGGTCGCGCACGGCAACCTGATCGGGTAATCCAATTGCGGAAAAGTTCACGGTCAGTTCGCTGGTTTCTCCCACTTCCTCAAATTCCTGTTCCGCAAGCACTGCAAAGATAACCGACCCGGTAGAGGTCATGACTCCGCGCGTGGTGAAGGTCTCAAACTCGTGCCCCTCAGGGAGGTCATAAACAATCTTGGACTCTGCATGTGTGCCAATGCCAGTGGCAGGTTTGCCATCCACTTGTAACGGTTGGCCATCGCAGGCGCGATCAACTCCCACCTCGCCCCAGCCCGACTGGGCGACGGTCCACTGCAATTCGGTCAGCGGTATGGAACCCGCCGGTCCGTGCAGCACCGGATTCTGCCACACGGCGTGATCCCACCCAGCTCCGTCACCGCCATCGTTGGCAAACAAGACGAGTCGTGTT
This window harbors:
- a CDS encoding NPCBM/NEW2 domain-containing protein, producing MGDSARFEDAQYASPVISGVGKSQEIEVSVKGATRLVLFANDGGDGAGWDHAVWQNPVLHGPAGSIPLTELQWTVAQSGWGEVGVDRACDGQPLQVDGKPATGIGTHAESKIVYDLPEGHEFETFTTRGVMTSTGSVIFAVLAEQEFEEVGETSELTVNFSAIGLPDQVAVRDLWAREDLGEFDGSFSRKLQQHAAGLYRLSPVK